The Miscanthus floridulus cultivar M001 chromosome 17, ASM1932011v1, whole genome shotgun sequence genome has a window encoding:
- the LOC136515301 gene encoding uncharacterized protein, protein MSPTEIMVELLAAHWESAAARQETARAMEIMAQAVTGLAHGGPEGNGGGACRPEGQSSYQDFLKTHPPTFTPSDKPLEAKHWLRTLEHKFWLLRVANEQKVHFASQQLLGSAGAWWETFQATELPDHPATWHELSTAFREFFIPAGVINQKVTEFMEQHQGSRTVMEYVTQFNHLAQYAGS, encoded by the coding sequence atgTCCCCCACGGAgatcatggtggagttgttggctgctcattgggagtcagccgctgctcgtcaggagacagctcgtgccatggagattatggcacaggccgtcACGGGCCTTGCCCATGGAGGCCCCGAGGGCAACGGGGGTGGTGCTTgccgtcctgagggacagtcctcttaccaggacttcctcaagacccacccgcccacatTCACACCGTCGGACAAGCCTTTGGAGGcgaagcactggcttcgcacaTTGGAGCATAAGTTTTGGCTGCTCagagtggccaacgagcagaaggtgcactttgcgtcccagcagcttttggggtcggcaggtgcctggtgggaaacTTTCCAGGCCACAGAGCTGCCGGATCATCCGGCAACGTGGCATGAGTTATCCACCGCCTTCCgtgagttcttcatacctgctggtgttatcaaccagaaggtgaccgagttcatggagcagcaccaggggagcaggacggtaatggagtatgtgacccagtttaaccacttggctcagtatgctggtagttaG